The proteins below come from a single Mya arenaria isolate MELC-2E11 chromosome 6, ASM2691426v1 genomic window:
- the LOC128237659 gene encoding uncharacterized protein LOC128237659: protein MAHLCKPQLGISRSSVLLGTLFKFCEIKYAFHVILKALKMDRYSVKELYKTIKHMFNFELKVEQELILKELMKNRDVTAILPTGYGKSLCYILPPLLSDVKSPDVQHVAVVVSPLISLMKDQEQHLTQWGIKCCLSVDLGPKVKDQILDLATADVSIIFVTPEALQTSPWRKLFLDRRFQKRLTVLACDEAHCVSDWGEDFRPEFRMVAEIRSLCDAPLLAVTATATQAVQDGIVKYLHISENALSIGVVPDRPNIKLVVKAKATEHYEDELLWVLDGCKEGELIEKTLIFCRSYKSVYNVWSFLVEGLQDHWWVDGERKVEMYHASTDDDSKKRILGEFSKPDGRVRVVVSTIAFGMGIAIPNIRMVIHWGAPKSFLAYWQEIGRAGRDGKPALAVAILYPRSLCPRVCDNNLKEMFVSEECIRRGVLLNLLTKDMDANKVPKASKCENKKCIQCICACCLCCSNCFSRCTCEGKETQTLFKTN, encoded by the exons ATGGCTCATCTCTGCAAACCGCAACTTGGAATAAGTCGCTCTTCGGTGCTTTTGGGAACCTTATTCAAGTTCTGTGAAATTAAATACGCGTTCCATGTGATTTTAAAAGCTCTCAAAATGGACCGTTATTCTGTCAAGGAACTGTACAAGAccataaaacacatgtttaattttgaattgaaaGTTGAACAAGAATTGATCTTAAAAGAATTGATGAAGAACCGGGACGTAACCGCCATTCTGCCAACCGGATACGGAAAATCGCTATGCTACATTTTGCCACCATTACTAAGCGATGTG AAAAGCCCGGACGTACAACATGTTGCTGTTGTGGTATCTCCTTTGATTAGTTTGATGAAGGACCAGGAGCAACACCTTACACAATGGGGTATAAAGTGCTGTCTTTCGGTCGACCTGGGACCAAAAGTGAAAG atcaaATTTTAGATCTAGCTACAGCAGATGTGTCCATCATCTTTGTGACGCCAGAGGCGCTCCAGACGTCGCCTTGGAGGAAATTGTTCCTGGATCGAAGATTCCAGAAGAGGCTAACAGTTCTAGCTTGTGACGAAGCGCACTGTGTGTCTGACTG GGGTGAAGATTTTCGGCCAGAATTTCGAATGGTGGCTGAGATCAGAAGTCTTTGCGATGCCCCCTTGTTGGCTGTCACTGCTACAGCAACACAAGCGGTACAAGATGGCATCGTCAAATACCTTCACATAAGCGAAAATGCATTGTCAATTGGAGTAGTTCCGGATAG GCCTAATATCAAGCTGGTTGTGAAGGCGAAGGCCACTGAGCACTATGAGGATGAACTCCTGTGGGTACTCGACGGATGCAAGGAAGGGGAGTTGATCGAGAAGACCTTAATATTTTGCAG GTCATACAAGAGTGTGTATAATGTATGGTCATTTCTGGTCGAGGGGCTACAGGACCATTGGTGGGTGGATGGAGAGAGGAAGGTAGAGATGTACCATGCGTCAACAGATGACGATTCCAAGAAACGGATTCTTGGGGAATTCTCTAAACCCGATGGGCGTGTTCGAGTTGTTGTAAGCACGATTGCTTTCGGGATGGGAATTGCTATTCCTAACATTAGAATGGTCATTCACTGGGGAGCCCCGAAAAGCTTTCTCGCCTACTGGCAGGAAATCGGTAGGGCGGGAAGAGATGGCAAACCTGCTCTGGCAGTTGCCATTTTATACCCGCGGTCGCTCTGCCCGAGAGTATGTGACAATAACCTAAAAGAGATGTTCGTGTCAGAAGAGTGTATAAGAAGAGGGGTGCTTCTGAACCTACTAACGAAGGACATGGACGCAAACAAAGTCCCAAAGGCATCCAAATGTGAGAACAAGAAATGCATTCAATGCATATGTGCATGCTGTTTATGCTGCAGCAATTGTTTCTCCCGATGTACGTGTGAGGGTAAAGAAACGCAAACACTATTCAAAACCAATTGA
- the LOC128237156 gene encoding sperm-associated antigen 17-like isoform X1 produces the protein MVPQMTEKEYHIQTNKFVKVECPGFATVEFNCMTSENLTIFGNGTTVNIFPDGYYMLHHYEGGRLEIDTEGILTYFPSLVKNMEQLLPERDIRYMFCHNADVTVETVDSDGNVFNVKNNGDFSVIPANTDDISDVSSEDQMRLERKITVFKEHAQKFFIIHVDGSGTELLPYQEIAEYLTSAEQSPATAVLRNELPAFPGVVGITILKLYIGRPYERWLKKYDQESIIPPGIRCQDLTSLPPKEYKRQGPKFGTNVGQGLSVGGAVKRNVRIPIVKCPNIELRQLVQYKPMNEQLRSVMQCGLREYAEYVKSRNEMNDHMQVVDPRSDEERMTAADLQAMACANNELTDYEKADVKRIYKKTLMPPEPSPPPTPQPKRTLADWERDERELQEQKEGLEAIRNKHIPKNFDSEFGKAFLLTEYIQVEDPVRRKTNNSQLAAMRGLILLPEEVDFGVLKEGNTYAHIMMLKNTGVDT, from the exons ACTGCATGACTAGCGAGAATCTGACCATCTTTGGTAACGGGACAACGGTCAACATCTTCCCGGATGGCTACTACATGTTACACCACTACGAGGGTGGTAGACTCGAGATCGATACAGAGGGAATTTTGACCTATTTCCCGAGCCTGGTGAAAAACATGGAGCAGTTGCTTCCAGAACGTGATATTCGCTACATGTTTTGTCACAACGCAGACGTCACGGTGGAGACTGTGGACAGTGATGggaatgtgtttaatgttaagAATAACGGGGACTTTAGTGTGATTCCTGCCAACACTGATGATATATCTGATGTAAGCAGTGAAGATCAGATGAGATTGGAAAGGAAGATCACTGTCTTTAAGGAGCATGCTCAGAAATTCTTTATAATTCACGTTGACGGGAGTGGAACAGAACTGCTGCCATACCAAGAGATCGCTGAGTATCTCACAAGTGCTGAGCAGAGTCCTGCCACTGCTGTTCTACGTAACGAACTTCCAGCTTTCCCGGGGGTTGTTGGAATTACTATACTCAAGCTTTACATTGGCCGACCGTACGAGCGCTGGTTAAAGAAATATGATCAAGAGTCTATCATTCCTCCGGGAATCCGATGTCAAGACTTGACTTCGCTGCCACCAAAAGAGTATAAGAGACAGGGCCCAAAGTTTGGTACAAATGTTGGTCAGGGTCTGTCAGTGGGTGGGGCTGTAAAACGGAACGTCCGGATCCCCATTGTGAAGTGCCCGAATATTGAGTTGAGACAGCTGGTGCAGTACAAGCCCATGAATGAACAACTCAGATCTGT GATGCAGTGCGGCCTGCGTGAGTATGCGGAGTATGTGAAGTCCCGAAATGAGATGAACGATCACATGCAGGTGGTCGACCCTCGCTCTGATGAGGAGCGAATGACCGCCGCTGACCTCCAAGCCATGGCATGTGCGAACAATGAGCTGACAGACTATGAGAAAG CTGATGTAAAGAGGATTTACAAGAAGACGTTGATGCCACCGGAGCCGAGCCCTCCCCCTACGCCTCAGCCAAAGCGTACCCTGGCAGACTGGGAGAGGGACGAGCGTGAATTGCAGGAGCAAAAAGAAGGGCTGGAGGCCATTCGAAACAAACACATACCCAAAAACTTTGACAGCGAGTTTGGCAAGGCCTTTCTTCTCACTGAG tatatCCAAGTTGAGGATCCTGTGCGGCGCAAGACAAACAACTCCCAGCTGGCCGCCATGCGGGGCCTCATTCTGCTACCCGAGGAGGTGGACTTTGGGGTGCTCAAGGAGGGGAACACATACGCCCACATAATGATGCTGAAAAACACAGGCGTGGATACATGA
- the LOC128237156 gene encoding sperm-associated antigen 17-like isoform X2, whose amino-acid sequence MVPQMTEKEYHIQTNKFVKVECPGFATVEFNCMTSENLTIFGNGTTVNIFPDGYYMLHHYEGGRLEIDTEGILTYFPSLVKNMEQLLPERDIRYMFCHNADVTVETVDSDGNVFNVKNNGDFSVIPANTDDISDVSSEDQMRLERKITVFKEHAQKFFIIHVDGSGTELLPYQEIAEYLTSAEQSPATAVLRNELPAFPGVVGITILKLYIGRPYERWLKKYDQESIIPPGIRCQDLTSLPPKEYKRQGPKFGTNVGQGLSVGGAVKRNVRIPIVKCPNIELRQLVQYKPMNEQLRSVMQCGLREYAEYVKSRNEMNDHMQVVDPRSDEERMTAADLQAMACANNELTDYEKADVKRIYKKTLMPPEPSPPPTPQPKRTLADWERDERELQEQKEGLEAIRNKHIPKNFDSEFGKAFLLTEETPPQAGRGGDRVTL is encoded by the exons ACTGCATGACTAGCGAGAATCTGACCATCTTTGGTAACGGGACAACGGTCAACATCTTCCCGGATGGCTACTACATGTTACACCACTACGAGGGTGGTAGACTCGAGATCGATACAGAGGGAATTTTGACCTATTTCCCGAGCCTGGTGAAAAACATGGAGCAGTTGCTTCCAGAACGTGATATTCGCTACATGTTTTGTCACAACGCAGACGTCACGGTGGAGACTGTGGACAGTGATGggaatgtgtttaatgttaagAATAACGGGGACTTTAGTGTGATTCCTGCCAACACTGATGATATATCTGATGTAAGCAGTGAAGATCAGATGAGATTGGAAAGGAAGATCACTGTCTTTAAGGAGCATGCTCAGAAATTCTTTATAATTCACGTTGACGGGAGTGGAACAGAACTGCTGCCATACCAAGAGATCGCTGAGTATCTCACAAGTGCTGAGCAGAGTCCTGCCACTGCTGTTCTACGTAACGAACTTCCAGCTTTCCCGGGGGTTGTTGGAATTACTATACTCAAGCTTTACATTGGCCGACCGTACGAGCGCTGGTTAAAGAAATATGATCAAGAGTCTATCATTCCTCCGGGAATCCGATGTCAAGACTTGACTTCGCTGCCACCAAAAGAGTATAAGAGACAGGGCCCAAAGTTTGGTACAAATGTTGGTCAGGGTCTGTCAGTGGGTGGGGCTGTAAAACGGAACGTCCGGATCCCCATTGTGAAGTGCCCGAATATTGAGTTGAGACAGCTGGTGCAGTACAAGCCCATGAATGAACAACTCAGATCTGT GATGCAGTGCGGCCTGCGTGAGTATGCGGAGTATGTGAAGTCCCGAAATGAGATGAACGATCACATGCAGGTGGTCGACCCTCGCTCTGATGAGGAGCGAATGACCGCCGCTGACCTCCAAGCCATGGCATGTGCGAACAATGAGCTGACAGACTATGAGAAAG CTGATGTAAAGAGGATTTACAAGAAGACGTTGATGCCACCGGAGCCGAGCCCTCCCCCTACGCCTCAGCCAAAGCGTACCCTGGCAGACTGGGAGAGGGACGAGCGTGAATTGCAGGAGCAAAAAGAAGGGCTGGAGGCCATTCGAAACAAACACATACCCAAAAACTTTGACAGCGAGTTTGGCAAGGCCTTTCTTCTCACTGAG GAAACCCCACCCCAAGCAGGCAGGGGCGGGGACAGAGTCACCCTCTGA